Proteins encoded by one window of Pseudomonas sp. PSKL.D1:
- a CDS encoding ABC transporter permease: MHHTPQRRWYLPVSLIAALVLLPLSVLLLSWQSIDLQIWSHLLDTQMGRLLGNTVTLVLGVGVGVTVLGVSLAWLTSLCEFPGRRWLDWALMLPFAIPAYVLAFVFVGLLDFAGPVQSALREVFGPMRLPRVRSTGGVIIVLVLVFYPYVYLLARTAFLAQGKGLMEAARVLGLSPLQAFWRVALPMARPAIGAGIALALMETLADFGAVAVFNFDTFTTAIYKTWYGFFSLSSAAQLASLLLLAVMLVLYGERRARGATRSGNERPRGQALYPLRGVKALLASGWCLLVFACAFVIPLLQLLTWFWQRGRHDLDERYVGLVLHTLYLGAMAALITVCVALLLAFARRHAPTGGIRAGVGLANLGYALPGSVLAVSIMLAFSYLDNHLVIPLSTWLGGAGKPLLLGSLAALLLAYLVRFIAVAYGPLESSLERIRPSLPEASRSLGVSGVRLFFKVYLPLLVPGALSAALLVFVDVLKEMPATLLMRPFGWDTLAVRVFEMTSEGEWARASLPALTLVLVGLLPVIGLIRRSARRPGHSH, encoded by the coding sequence TTGCACCACACCCCCCAACGCCGTTGGTACCTACCGGTTTCCCTGATCGCCGCCTTGGTGCTTCTGCCCCTGAGCGTGCTGCTGCTGTCCTGGCAATCGATTGACCTGCAAATCTGGTCACACCTGCTCGACACCCAGATGGGCCGTTTGCTGGGCAATACGGTGACCTTGGTGTTGGGTGTTGGCGTAGGCGTCACTGTGCTGGGCGTGAGCCTTGCCTGGCTCACAAGCCTTTGCGAATTCCCCGGCAGGCGCTGGCTGGACTGGGCGCTGATGCTGCCCTTCGCGATCCCCGCCTATGTGCTGGCGTTCGTCTTCGTTGGCCTGTTGGACTTTGCCGGCCCGGTGCAAAGCGCCCTGCGCGAGGTGTTCGGGCCGATGCGTCTGCCTCGGGTGCGGTCCACCGGCGGCGTGATCATTGTGCTGGTGCTGGTGTTCTACCCCTATGTCTACCTGCTGGCGCGCACAGCCTTCCTGGCTCAAGGCAAAGGTTTGATGGAGGCTGCTCGCGTTTTGGGGCTTTCGCCGTTACAGGCCTTCTGGCGGGTCGCCTTGCCAATGGCGCGCCCGGCCATCGGTGCCGGTATTGCACTGGCCTTGATGGAAACGCTGGCCGATTTCGGCGCGGTGGCGGTGTTCAACTTCGACACCTTCACCACCGCCATCTACAAGACTTGGTATGGCTTCTTCAGCCTTTCCAGCGCGGCCCAGCTCGCCAGCCTGCTGCTGTTGGCGGTAATGCTGGTGTTGTACGGCGAGCGCAGAGCGCGGGGCGCGACCCGCAGCGGCAATGAACGCCCGCGCGGGCAGGCGCTTTACCCTTTGCGCGGGGTGAAGGCGTTGTTGGCAAGCGGGTGGTGCCTGCTGGTTTTCGCCTGCGCCTTTGTGATTCCGCTGCTGCAACTGCTGACATGGTTCTGGCAGCGCGGGCGGCACGACCTGGACGAGCGCTACGTGGGGCTTGTGCTGCACACCCTGTATCTCGGCGCTATGGCCGCACTGATCACGGTTTGCGTAGCGTTGCTGCTGGCATTCGCCAGGCGTCACGCGCCGACGGGCGGCATCCGCGCTGGCGTCGGCCTTGCCAACCTGGGCTATGCCTTGCCCGGGTCGGTGCTGGCGGTTTCGATCATGTTGGCCTTCAGCTACCTCGACAATCACTTGGTAATCCCGCTGTCCACCTGGCTGGGCGGTGCTGGCAAGCCACTGTTGCTGGGGAGCCTCGCGGCACTGCTGCTGGCCTATCTGGTACGGTTCATTGCCGTGGCCTATGGCCCGCTGGAGAGCAGCCTGGAACGTATCCGGCCGTCGCTGCCGGAGGCGTCACGCAGCTTGGGGGTCAGCGGCGTGCGATTGTTTTTCAAGGTGTATCTGCCCTTGCTTGTACCGGGTGCTCTGAGCGCCGCACTGCTGGTGTTCGTCGATGTGTTGAAAGAGATGCCGGCGACGCTGCTGATGCGACCGTTCGGCTGGGACACGCTTGCTGTTCGGGTGTTCGAAATGACGAGTGAGGGCGAGTGGGCACGGGCCTCGCTGCCAGCGTTGACGCTGGTACTGGTTGGCTTGTTGCCGGTCATCGGGTTGATACGCCGCTCGGCCCGGCGGCCCGGTCACAGTCACTAA